The Canis lupus familiaris isolate Mischka breed German Shepherd chromosome X, alternate assembly UU_Cfam_GSD_1.0, whole genome shotgun sequence genome has a segment encoding these proteins:
- the CITED1 gene encoding cbp/p300-interacting transactivator 1 isoform X1: protein MEPSAQKLQLTAPSPTNLSNLCQRSEMPTMSRPALDVKGGTSPAKEDANQEMSSLAYSNMGMKDRKAVAILHYPGVATNGTKASGAPTSSSGSPSPISSPTATPPTKPPPFNLHPAPHLLASMQLQKLNSQYHGMAAATPGQAGEAGPLQNWGFGAQVGGAGSLSPSTGAQSPAIIDSDPVDEEVLMSLVVELGLDRANELPELWLGQNEFDFTADFPSGC from the exons ATGGAGCCATCCG CACAAAAGCTCCAGCTGACAGCACCATCTCCCACCAATTTATCCAACCTCTGCCAACGCTCTGAAATGCCAACTATGTCAAGGCCTGCACTTGATGTCAAGGGTGGCACCTCGCCTGCGAAGGAG GATGCCAACCAAGAGATGAGTTCTTTGGCCTACTCTAATATGGGTATGAAAGATCGCAAAGCAGTGGCCATCCTTCACTACCCCGGGGTAGCCACAAACGGAACCAAGGCCAGTGGGGCTCCCACTAGTTCCTCGGGATCTCCATCTCCAATAAGCTCTCCTACTGCCACCCCTCCCACTAAACCCCCACCCTTCAACCTGCACCCTGCCCCTCATCTGCTGGCCAGTATGCAGCTGCAGAAACTTAATAGCCAGTATCATGGGATGGCTGCCGCCACTCCGGGAcaagctggggaggcagggccccTACAAAACTGGGGCTTTGGGGCTCAGGTGGGAGGGGCGGGGTCACTCTCTCCTTCTACTGGTGCCCAGAGCCCTGCTATCATTGACTCCGACCCAGTGGATGAAGAGGTGCTGATGTCCCTGGTAGTGGAACTGGGACTGGACCGAGCCAATGAGCTTCCGGAGCTGTGGCTGGGACAGAATGAGTTTGACTTCACTGCGGACTTTCCATCTGGCTGCTGA
- the CITED1 gene encoding cbp/p300-interacting transactivator 1 isoform X2, whose protein sequence is MPTMSRPALDVKGGTSPAKEDANQEMSSLAYSNMGMKDRKAVAILHYPGVATNGTKASGAPTSSSGSPSPISSPTATPPTKPPPFNLHPAPHLLASMQLQKLNSQYHGMAAATPGQAGEAGPLQNWGFGAQVGGAGSLSPSTGAQSPAIIDSDPVDEEVLMSLVVELGLDRANELPELWLGQNEFDFTADFPSGC, encoded by the exons ATGCCAACTATGTCAAGGCCTGCACTTGATGTCAAGGGTGGCACCTCGCCTGCGAAGGAG GATGCCAACCAAGAGATGAGTTCTTTGGCCTACTCTAATATGGGTATGAAAGATCGCAAAGCAGTGGCCATCCTTCACTACCCCGGGGTAGCCACAAACGGAACCAAGGCCAGTGGGGCTCCCACTAGTTCCTCGGGATCTCCATCTCCAATAAGCTCTCCTACTGCCACCCCTCCCACTAAACCCCCACCCTTCAACCTGCACCCTGCCCCTCATCTGCTGGCCAGTATGCAGCTGCAGAAACTTAATAGCCAGTATCATGGGATGGCTGCCGCCACTCCGGGAcaagctggggaggcagggccccTACAAAACTGGGGCTTTGGGGCTCAGGTGGGAGGGGCGGGGTCACTCTCTCCTTCTACTGGTGCCCAGAGCCCTGCTATCATTGACTCCGACCCAGTGGATGAAGAGGTGCTGATGTCCCTGGTAGTGGAACTGGGACTGGACCGAGCCAATGAGCTTCCGGAGCTGTGGCTGGGACAGAATGAGTTTGACTTCACTGCGGACTTTCCATCTGGCTGCTGA